A genomic window from Oceanobacillus timonensis includes:
- the tnpC gene encoding IS66 family transposase — translation MTELEKKLMKQIEHLTIQNEKQAKQIEQLINQLTNMNRRLFGTSSEKNSQGQLSFFEEDNNPPFSEAEQPADKAVEIETISYQRKKYQGQRADITRDLPIVVEEHTLPSDSQVCSCCASPLKHLGKREARTELEFIPAHLVKHVHYEHAYECLACKKTGQNHILRQKAPEPALAKSLAGPSVLAYNLYQKLEMSIPYHRQEKEWARYGLKVSRRTLANWAIRSSEEWLEPLYQQMREKLLLEPVLSADETTYQILRRADEKSATADARIWLFRTAEAAKHPIILYHSSETRRFEVAETFLKGFQGLLHCDGYSVYQKLEDVQLQTCWAHVRRKFLETNDSNGQGAVGVHYCDQLFKLERQWKDLSPEERLQQRQLESKPLLKEFWGWLDALVTMKGPLQKAVDYTQKLRDSLQRFLTDGRLFISNNLAERSIRPVTVGRKNWYFSTSVAGAHANTIGYSVIQTAKENGIDPFEYLTVLFKELPQLNIFQDSEQWENYFPWSPYIQAKVKPLSKHIKRA, via the coding sequence TTGACAGAATTGGAAAAGAAGCTGATGAAACAAATCGAACATTTGACAATTCAAAATGAAAAACAAGCAAAACAAATTGAACAGCTGATTAACCAGCTGACCAATATGAATCGTCGACTATTTGGAACATCATCCGAAAAGAATTCTCAAGGTCAACTCTCCTTCTTCGAAGAAGACAATAATCCCCCTTTTAGCGAGGCAGAGCAACCTGCAGACAAAGCCGTTGAAATAGAGACCATCTCTTATCAGCGAAAAAAATATCAAGGGCAGCGGGCCGATATCACAAGAGACTTGCCTATCGTGGTAGAAGAACACACTCTTCCGTCCGATAGCCAGGTCTGTTCGTGCTGTGCCAGCCCATTAAAACATCTTGGGAAGCGAGAAGCTCGAACGGAGTTAGAGTTTATCCCAGCTCATTTAGTAAAACATGTACATTATGAACATGCTTATGAATGCTTAGCCTGTAAGAAAACCGGTCAGAATCACATTCTCCGACAAAAAGCACCGGAACCAGCCTTAGCTAAAAGTTTAGCTGGACCGAGCGTGTTAGCCTATAATCTCTATCAAAAGCTGGAGATGAGTATTCCTTATCATCGTCAGGAAAAAGAATGGGCAAGATATGGGTTGAAGGTTTCCCGGAGAACGTTGGCAAACTGGGCGATTCGAAGTTCCGAAGAATGGCTGGAGCCATTGTACCAACAAATGAGAGAAAAATTACTTCTAGAACCTGTGCTCTCCGCTGATGAAACGACCTATCAAATTTTACGCCGGGCAGACGAAAAGTCAGCTACAGCCGATGCGAGGATATGGTTATTTCGAACAGCGGAAGCTGCCAAACATCCCATTATTCTCTACCATTCTTCCGAGACACGCCGGTTTGAAGTAGCAGAAACCTTTCTCAAAGGATTTCAAGGACTTCTTCATTGTGATGGATATTCCGTCTATCAAAAATTAGAAGATGTGCAACTTCAAACGTGCTGGGCGCATGTTCGGAGAAAGTTTTTAGAGACCAATGATTCAAATGGACAAGGCGCCGTCGGCGTCCATTACTGTGACCAGCTTTTCAAGCTGGAAAGGCAATGGAAAGATTTATCTCCAGAGGAACGCCTGCAGCAACGCCAGCTGGAAAGCAAGCCGTTACTGAAGGAGTTTTGGGGATGGCTGGACGCTCTCGTTACAATGAAAGGTCCTTTACAAAAAGCTGTGGATTATACACAAAAGTTAAGGGATTCCCTTCAACGCTTTTTAACAGACGGACGCCTTTTCATTAGTAATAATCTCGCAGAACGTTCCATTCGGCCTGTCACCGTCGGACGTAAAAACTGGTATTTTTCAACCAGCGTAGCTGGAGCTCATGCGAATACCATTGGATACAGTGTTATCCAAACAGCTAAAGAAAATGGAATTGATCCGTTTGAATACTTAACCGTTTTATTTAAGGAACTTCCCCAGCTTAATATTTTTCAAGACTCGGAACAATGGGAAAACTATTTTCCATGGAGTCCTTATATCCAAGCCAAGGTGAAGCCACTTTCAAAACATATAAAACGAGCATAA
- a CDS encoding BCCT family transporter, whose amino-acid sequence MNKRLIDWPTFILALVLLLSVVIPLILFPEAGASVINQANEFVTGNFGILYLLLGLGVLIFLLYVSFSKNGNIKLGERNTKKEFGTFSWAAMLFSAGIGSSILYWGMIEWAYYYEGPPFGITPESEEAINWAASYGMFHWGPVAWALYTLPALPIAYFYYVRKKPVLKISEASRPVIGKYADGPLGTIIDVLFIFGLLGGAGTTLALGTPMIAEGINHITGIPVSLVMQAVIMLICTAIFAVSSYSGIQKGIKVLSDLNIWLVLFILGFVFIFGPTLFISEMTFTSIGRIVNNIFSMATWLEPLASIPGHEETGFPESWTVFYWAWWVVYAPFVGLFVARISRGRTIKEMVLGTLIYGTLGCVLFFGILGNYGLYLQLSGGFDVIGFMNEYGAPAAIIAILDQLPISWFVIPVFTILAIIFLATTFDSASYILAAVAQKRLVGGEPMRWHRIFWAFVLMILPMALMFIGGLETLQTASIVAGFPVIFIMILLAWSFMRASTEDLNKQRDARKPKSITIEHSDTDK is encoded by the coding sequence ATGAATAAACGTTTAATTGACTGGCCAACTTTTATATTGGCGTTAGTACTTTTACTCAGTGTCGTTATTCCATTAATTCTGTTTCCGGAAGCAGGTGCGTCTGTTATTAATCAGGCGAATGAATTTGTTACAGGAAATTTCGGAATTTTATACTTATTATTGGGGCTTGGTGTCCTCATATTTTTACTATATGTGTCTTTCAGTAAAAATGGAAATATAAAACTTGGGGAGAGAAATACAAAAAAAGAATTTGGAACATTTTCATGGGCGGCTATGCTTTTCTCCGCAGGCATCGGCTCTAGTATACTATACTGGGGGATGATTGAATGGGCGTATTATTATGAGGGACCGCCATTTGGAATCACTCCTGAATCGGAAGAAGCCATCAACTGGGCTGCGAGTTATGGAATGTTTCACTGGGGACCAGTAGCATGGGCTTTATATACATTACCCGCATTGCCAATTGCCTACTTTTATTATGTTCGAAAAAAACCCGTCCTCAAAATTAGTGAAGCCTCCAGACCGGTAATTGGAAAATATGCTGACGGGCCGCTTGGTACGATTATTGATGTATTATTTATTTTCGGTTTACTCGGCGGAGCAGGAACCACCTTGGCATTAGGAACACCAATGATTGCGGAAGGGATTAATCATATCACCGGAATTCCTGTATCTCTGGTAATGCAGGCTGTTATTATGCTGATTTGTACAGCCATCTTTGCAGTAAGTTCTTACTCCGGTATTCAAAAAGGGATTAAAGTACTGAGTGATTTAAATATATGGCTTGTACTATTTATCTTAGGGTTTGTGTTTATTTTTGGCCCAACTTTATTTATCAGCGAAATGACCTTTACAAGTATCGGTCGGATTGTTAACAATATTTTCTCGATGGCGACCTGGCTCGAACCGCTTGCGTCTATTCCCGGACATGAAGAAACGGGCTTCCCGGAATCCTGGACCGTTTTCTACTGGGCATGGTGGGTTGTTTACGCGCCGTTCGTAGGGCTGTTTGTAGCGAGAATTTCACGCGGAAGAACAATCAAAGAAATGGTGCTTGGAACATTGATTTACGGGACACTCGGTTGTGTACTATTCTTTGGAATTTTAGGGAACTATGGTCTTTATCTGCAACTTTCCGGCGGCTTCGATGTAATCGGCTTTATGAATGAGTACGGAGCTCCGGCTGCGATTATTGCTATTTTGGATCAGCTGCCGATTTCATGGTTCGTTATTCCAGTCTTTACGATACTCGCTATTATCTTCCTGGCGACTACTTTTGATTCGGCTTCCTATATTCTGGCAGCCGTTGCTCAAAAAAGACTTGTTGGCGGCGAACCAATGCGTTGGCATCGTATTTTCTGGGCGTTTGTGTTAATGATTTTACCAATGGCGTTAATGTTTATCGGCGGGTTGGAAACATTACAGACCGCCAGTATTGTTGCCGGCTTCCCGGTTATCTTTATCATGATTCTGCTGGCATGGTCGTTTATGCGGGCTTCCACAGAAGATTTGAACAAACAGCGGGATGCCAGAAAACCAAAATCTATCACCATTGAACATTCAGATACAGATAAATAA
- a CDS encoding amidase family protein has product MQFHEYKNYDATGLAELIRQKDIHPSELVEIAFKRLHAVNPALNITTHHREQAVKKEANHFPVQGAAFSGVPMLMKNISQAIEGEKLTSGSKLLQTQVQKHDSYFVKKFREAGFLFMGHTNNPEFGLKNITEPKLYGPTRNPWNTAYSPGGSSGGAAAAIASGVIPVAGASDGGGSIRIPASFSGLVGLKPTRGRTSVGPGEGRQWQGASIHFALTKSVRDCAAMLDQLQVIESHAAFQTPLFEKGYQNSLSETLPKRMRIAFSTASPVGTEVAADAKKAVLQLVRYLEQSGHMVEEKQPPIDGVQLMRDYYVMNSGEMNAVVRGLEKAMDIPLTAEDMEIESWLLHQAGKSLSAADYTDSLASWDWAAEIMSIFHQTYNFYITPATAFHAPKVGELTMTAQQANEFKTRMAAEKDKQSIIYEMFLPSLTYTPFSQLANLTGQPAISLPLYITDDGLPIGVQIMANKGKEHRLLQLAYEMERSDLWKGMQGNPYFQ; this is encoded by the coding sequence ATGCAGTTTCATGAATATAAGAACTATGATGCAACCGGATTGGCAGAACTTATCCGGCAAAAAGACATCCATCCATCCGAATTAGTCGAAATTGCTTTTAAACGGCTGCATGCGGTGAATCCTGCGTTAAATATTACAACACATCACCGGGAACAAGCAGTAAAAAAAGAAGCAAATCATTTTCCGGTTCAGGGAGCAGCTTTTTCAGGTGTACCGATGTTAATGAAAAATATTTCTCAGGCTATTGAAGGGGAAAAGTTGACTTCAGGCTCGAAACTTTTACAAACACAAGTGCAAAAGCATGATTCTTATTTTGTGAAAAAGTTTCGAGAAGCGGGATTTCTATTTATGGGACATACCAACAATCCGGAGTTCGGCCTGAAAAATATTACGGAACCAAAGTTGTATGGACCAACTCGAAATCCATGGAATACGGCATATTCTCCGGGTGGCTCAAGCGGAGGTGCTGCAGCAGCTATTGCCTCTGGTGTTATACCTGTAGCCGGGGCAAGTGATGGCGGCGGGTCTATCCGAATCCCTGCGTCTTTCAGCGGGCTGGTCGGGTTGAAGCCGACACGCGGCAGAACTTCGGTTGGTCCGGGAGAGGGCAGACAGTGGCAAGGAGCGTCTATCCATTTTGCTTTAACAAAATCAGTCAGGGATTGTGCGGCGATGCTGGATCAATTACAAGTAATAGAATCTCATGCTGCTTTTCAAACCCCTTTATTTGAAAAAGGGTATCAAAACAGCTTGTCTGAAACGTTGCCTAAGCGGATGCGGATTGCTTTCAGCACAGCGTCTCCGGTAGGGACTGAGGTGGCCGCGGATGCTAAAAAAGCAGTACTGCAATTGGTACGTTATCTGGAACAAAGCGGACACATGGTCGAGGAAAAGCAGCCGCCCATTGATGGCGTTCAATTAATGCGGGATTACTACGTGATGAACAGTGGTGAAATGAATGCTGTTGTGCGTGGATTGGAAAAAGCAATGGACATTCCTTTGACAGCCGAAGATATGGAAATAGAATCCTGGCTATTGCATCAAGCAGGAAAGTCTTTGTCGGCTGCAGATTATACAGATAGTCTGGCATCATGGGACTGGGCAGCAGAAATCATGTCTATTTTTCATCAAACATATAATTTCTATATTACTCCAGCAACAGCTTTTCACGCTCCAAAAGTTGGGGAACTGACGATGACAGCGCAGCAGGCAAATGAATTTAAAACAAGGATGGCTGCGGAAAAGGACAAGCAATCCATTATTTACGAGATGTTTTTACCAAGTTTAACGTATACACCATTTTCACAGCTTGCTAATTTAACAGGACAGCCGGCAATCTCCCTTCCCCTGTATATAACGGATGACGGGTTACCGATTGGCGTTCAAATAATGGCGAATAAAGGAAAAGAACATCGTCTCTTACAGCTTGCATATGAAATGGAACGCAGCGATTTATGGAAGGGCATGCAAGGCAACCCTTATTTTCAATAA
- a CDS encoding AbgT family transporter yields MEKEKTNVFQRFLNMVEVVGNKLPHPATLFAILALLVIILSAALQPFNISVENPGDPGETVEINNLLNAEGIEYIFGSMTDNFIGFAPLGVVLVTMLGIGVAERTGLISALLRGFVLSIPNRFITLGIVFAGVMSSVASDAGYVVLPPLGALIFAALGRHPLAGLAAAFAGVSGGFSANLFISGTDVMLGELTIAGASIIDPAYADQMNIAMNWLFIAVSVFLLTFVGAWVTEKIVEPRLGAYKGEANEDIKGITATEKKGLIWTGVSFVVSIILAALLVIPQNAPLRGEESGMDGIIMSPFMDSLVPIIALLFLIPGLVYGLVTKEIKSDKDVAAQMSDTMASMGMFIVLAFTAGQFVAYFNETNMGLVIGVYGAEFLDSVNFSGIGLILLFILIAAIINIFIGSASAKWAMMAPVFVPIMMQLGYAPEFTQMAYRIADSATNIISPLMTYFAVIIAFAQKYDKKMGIGTLVSTMIPYSIFFLIGWTIMLVVWMWIGIPLGPNGPIRY; encoded by the coding sequence ATGGAGAAAGAGAAGACAAATGTATTTCAACGATTTTTAAACATGGTAGAAGTAGTAGGGAATAAACTGCCGCATCCAGCAACTCTATTTGCGATTCTGGCATTGCTGGTTATCATCTTATCTGCGGCATTGCAGCCATTCAATATAAGTGTAGAAAATCCGGGCGATCCAGGAGAAACGGTAGAAATTAATAATCTTCTGAATGCAGAAGGGATTGAATATATTTTCGGGAGTATGACCGATAACTTTATTGGATTCGCGCCGCTGGGCGTTGTACTGGTGACGATGCTTGGTATCGGCGTGGCAGAACGGACAGGACTGATTAGTGCATTATTACGAGGTTTTGTTTTATCCATTCCGAACCGTTTTATCACGCTTGGTATTGTTTTTGCCGGTGTCATGTCCAGTGTAGCATCCGATGCAGGATATGTTGTATTGCCCCCATTGGGCGCATTGATTTTTGCGGCACTCGGCCGTCATCCGTTAGCAGGTCTTGCTGCAGCATTTGCCGGCGTATCCGGCGGGTTTAGTGCGAACTTATTCATATCCGGAACCGATGTAATGCTTGGTGAATTAACGATTGCCGGAGCTTCCATTATTGATCCGGCATATGCAGATCAAATGAATATTGCCATGAACTGGCTGTTTATTGCTGTTTCTGTATTTTTACTTACATTTGTTGGTGCCTGGGTAACGGAAAAAATTGTAGAACCACGTTTAGGAGCTTACAAAGGAGAAGCAAACGAAGATATAAAAGGTATTACAGCAACAGAGAAAAAAGGACTTATCTGGACAGGTGTTTCGTTTGTTGTTTCTATTATTTTAGCAGCATTGCTGGTTATACCACAGAACGCGCCGTTGCGTGGAGAAGAATCAGGAATGGATGGAATTATTATGTCTCCATTTATGGATTCTCTCGTTCCGATAATCGCATTGTTATTCTTAATACCAGGACTTGTCTACGGGTTAGTGACCAAAGAAATTAAGAGTGATAAAGATGTCGCCGCGCAAATGAGTGATACGATGGCATCGATGGGCATGTTTATTGTACTTGCTTTTACAGCCGGTCAATTTGTTGCTTACTTTAATGAAACCAATATGGGTCTCGTTATCGGTGTTTATGGAGCTGAATTCTTAGACAGTGTCAATTTTAGCGGTATTGGTTTAATACTTTTATTTATTCTGATTGCAGCTATTATTAATATCTTTATTGGCAGCGCCTCTGCGAAGTGGGCGATGATGGCTCCTGTATTTGTTCCGATTATGATGCAGCTTGGCTATGCACCGGAATTCACACAGATGGCGTATCGTATCGCTGACTCGGCGACTAATATTATATCACCGTTAATGACTTACTTTGCGGTTATCATCGCTTTTGCCCAGAAGTATGATAAGAAAATGGGGATTGGAACACTAGTATCTACCATGATTCCATACTCTATCTTCTTCTTAATAGGCTGGACAATTATGCTTGTTGTTTGGATGTGGATTGGCATTCCGCTTGGACCAAATGGACCGATTCGTTATTAA
- a CDS encoding helix-turn-helix domain-containing protein, whose product MKGFGMRLENLRDKHGYSKVEISYKLGFSQNVYGSYERETRRPTFETMIKLADIYGVSLDYLIRGDEYHPSDKETLKKLLAEVTKEKETEYQSEEPMISEDLIQMMKAMKELKPNARKNLIEFLKSL is encoded by the coding sequence ATGAAAGGGTTTGGTATGCGTTTAGAAAATCTAAGAGATAAGCATGGTTACTCCAAAGTTGAAATTAGTTATAAACTTGGGTTTTCTCAGAATGTATATGGCTCGTACGAAAGAGAAACGAGAAGACCTACATTTGAAACAATGATCAAACTGGCAGATATATATGGAGTTTCTTTAGATTATTTAATTCGGGGAGATGAATACCACCCTAGCGATAAAGAAACGTTGAAGAAGCTGCTTGCAGAAGTAACTAAGGAAAAAGAGACGGAGTATCAGTCTGAAGAGCCGATGATATCTGAAGATTTGATTCAAATGATGAAAGCTATGAAAGAGCTTAAACCAAATGCTCGAAAGAACTTGATAGAATTTCTGAAATCACTATAA
- a CDS encoding sodium/glutamate symporter, with amino-acid sequence MDLLISFSALSGFLLLGTFLRAKVKFLQTIFLPASVIGGFIGLFLGPAVLGNNAVIPIPEDWISTYALLPGILIVPVVATVPFGVKFKSRRDKQKQKALHKDLNYHENKKSSRTTRNILIMFAIMVIVSQGQQALGIGIHYISEKIGMLTDAYPSFGTEIGGGFSGGHGTAGVIGSMLQSMNQPYWETAQGVTVTTATFGIIGGILIGIVLINFGARKGYTQYLSGSESFPKDMKQGYQSDVDKQNKFGKETTLSSSVDTLAFHVALILGGSGVAYGLLTLVQYFNVPIIGSVPIWAYAILVMYLIWWAMCQLNLSWIVDSQIASKIASMFTDFAVVAAIVSMPVQAVFSYFIPILIMIIVIGAFTILAAYFLCRKYFSDFWFEKSVAVLGTSTGVFISGLLLLKMCDPEYKSPVLTEYSVGYSANSVLGFIMMPFMFGLLINQGLLTGFLLITGVVVLAIILLLSVNKPKKSTINEEMNVS; translated from the coding sequence ATGGATTTACTAATTAGTTTTTCTGCGTTAAGTGGTTTTTTATTGCTGGGAACTTTTTTAAGAGCGAAAGTAAAATTCTTGCAAACTATATTTTTACCGGCATCTGTTATTGGCGGGTTTATCGGATTATTCTTAGGTCCAGCAGTATTAGGTAATAATGCAGTAATTCCGATTCCTGAAGATTGGATAAGCACATATGCTTTGCTTCCAGGAATTTTAATTGTGCCAGTTGTTGCTACAGTACCTTTTGGGGTTAAGTTCAAATCAAGACGTGATAAGCAAAAGCAAAAAGCGTTACATAAAGATCTTAATTATCACGAGAATAAAAAGAGCAGCCGGACAACCAGAAATATACTTATTATGTTTGCCATAATGGTCATCGTTTCACAGGGGCAACAAGCATTGGGAATTGGAATTCATTATATTTCCGAAAAGATTGGAATGTTAACAGATGCTTATCCATCCTTTGGTACAGAGATAGGAGGAGGATTTTCCGGAGGACATGGAACGGCAGGAGTTATTGGAAGCATGTTGCAATCTATGAATCAGCCTTACTGGGAGACTGCACAAGGGGTTACAGTAACAACAGCTACATTTGGAATTATCGGTGGTATTTTGATAGGAATTGTTCTTATTAATTTTGGTGCAAGGAAGGGGTATACACAATACTTAAGTGGTTCAGAAAGCTTCCCAAAAGACATGAAACAAGGATATCAGTCAGATGTAGACAAACAGAATAAGTTTGGAAAAGAAACAACTTTAAGTTCGTCTGTTGACACATTAGCATTCCATGTCGCATTAATTCTTGGAGGCAGCGGCGTTGCATATGGATTACTTACGCTTGTCCAATACTTTAATGTTCCTATCATTGGAAGTGTTCCTATTTGGGCTTACGCTATTTTAGTTATGTACTTAATCTGGTGGGCTATGTGTCAATTGAATCTCAGCTGGATAGTAGATAGCCAAATTGCATCGAAAATAGCTAGTATGTTTACTGATTTTGCTGTTGTTGCAGCAATCGTCAGCATGCCTGTTCAGGCTGTCTTCAGCTATTTTATTCCAATTCTTATTATGATTATAGTAATAGGAGCATTTACTATTTTAGCTGCCTATTTTCTCTGTAGAAAGTATTTTAGTGACTTTTGGTTCGAGAAAAGTGTTGCAGTACTTGGGACATCAACCGGAGTATTTATCTCAGGATTATTATTATTGAAAATGTGTGATCCGGAATATAAATCACCAGTATTGACGGAATATTCTGTTGGTTATTCTGCAAACTCTGTATTAGGTTTTATCATGATGCCTTTTATGTTTGGGTTATTGATTAATCAAGGACTGCTAACAGGCTTTTTACTAATAACAGGGGTTGTTGTATTAGCAATCATTTTACTACTAAGTGTAAATAAACCTAAAAAATCAACTATAAATGAGGAGATGAATGTATCATGA
- a CDS encoding M20 family metallopeptidase: protein MTIVNSVNAFVSDILAEKQDFLTDVSDFIWKHPETRFEEYTSMNHLCTALEAEEFIVEKNIADIETAFTGTYGSGHPIIGILGEFDALSGLSQKPGVSNPEAVIPGGNGHGCGHNLLGTGSLAAAIAIKEYLKANNLSGTVQYFGCPGEEGGSGKTFMAREGAFDHLDFALTWHPSAANGMMSLSSLANYQVYFRFKGISSHAAASPHLGRSALDAVELMNVGVNYLREHVKPDARMHYSVTNTGGKSPNVVQSDAEVLYLIRSPKMQDVKDIYERICKIAHGAAQMTETTVSIEMDKACSNYIPNRNLEKVMYEKLKEVEDTILYTDEEMNYAKQIWDSLSVNEKDSAFDSLKAFGAIKDTDKLKEAYLSNVVSDYVPLDMAMPGSTDVADVSWVVPTAQCSTATCAIGTPAHSWQMVTQGTTSVAHKGMLRSGNVMALTAIDVLQNPDKLEEIQKEFKEKFKDTPYECPIPKDVKPSALKE, encoded by the coding sequence ATGACAATCGTAAATAGTGTAAATGCATTTGTAAGTGATATTTTAGCGGAAAAACAAGATTTTCTTACTGATGTTAGTGATTTTATTTGGAAGCATCCGGAAACAAGGTTTGAAGAATATACCTCAATGAACCATTTATGTACTGCATTAGAAGCAGAAGAATTTATTGTGGAAAAAAATATAGCTGATATAGAAACAGCATTTACGGGAACTTATGGTTCTGGCCATCCCATTATCGGTATTCTAGGTGAGTTTGATGCGCTGTCCGGTTTAAGTCAAAAACCTGGAGTAAGTAATCCTGAAGCTGTTATCCCCGGAGGAAACGGTCATGGCTGTGGTCATAATCTTTTAGGTACAGGCTCTTTAGCAGCTGCTATTGCGATAAAAGAATATTTAAAAGCCAATAACTTATCGGGAACAGTTCAATATTTTGGTTGCCCAGGAGAAGAAGGCGGATCCGGAAAAACCTTTATGGCCAGAGAAGGGGCTTTTGATCATCTGGATTTTGCACTAACCTGGCATCCATCTGCAGCAAATGGAATGATGAGCCTCAGTTCCTTAGCAAATTATCAGGTGTATTTCCGCTTTAAAGGGATCAGTTCACATGCCGCTGCTTCACCGCATTTAGGCAGAAGTGCATTAGATGCCGTAGAATTGATGAATGTGGGAGTTAATTATCTTAGAGAGCATGTTAAACCGGATGCCAGAATGCATTATTCCGTTACCAACACCGGGGGAAAATCACCCAATGTAGTTCAATCAGATGCAGAAGTATTATATTTAATTCGCTCACCCAAAATGCAGGATGTCAAAGATATTTATGAAAGAATATGTAAAATTGCGCATGGAGCCGCTCAAATGACAGAAACTACCGTCTCGATAGAAATGGACAAAGCGTGTTCTAATTATATACCTAATAGAAATTTAGAAAAGGTAATGTATGAGAAACTTAAGGAAGTCGAAGATACAATCTTGTATACGGATGAAGAAATGAATTATGCCAAGCAAATTTGGGATTCATTATCTGTTAATGAGAAAGACAGTGCTTTTGATTCCTTAAAAGCGTTTGGTGCCATTAAGGATACAGATAAATTAAAAGAGGCATATCTTAGTAATGTTGTTAGTGATTATGTTCCTTTGGATATGGCAATGCCAGGGTCAACAGATGTTGCAGATGTCAGCTGGGTGGTTCCAACGGCACAGTGCTCTACAGCAACATGTGCTATTGGAACTCCGGCACATTCTTGGCAAATGGTTACCCAAGGTACGACTTCGGTAGCCCACAAGGGAATGCTGCGCTCAGGGAACGTTATGGCATTAACAGCCATTGATGTACTGCAAAATCCTGATAAATTAGAAGAAATTCAAAAAGAATTTAAAGAGAAATTTAAAGATACACCTTATGAATGTCCTATTCCAAAAGATGTGAAACCCTCTGCATTAAAGGAATAA
- a CDS encoding LysR family transcriptional regulator, translating to MEIRILRYFWTIAEEGSISKAADLLHITQPTLSRQLRELEEELETELFYREKKQLQLTEAGVFLKDRAEEILTLTDHTE from the coding sequence ATGGAAATACGGATATTAAGATACTTTTGGACAATTGCTGAAGAGGGGAGCATTTCAAAAGCTGCCGATCTTCTGCATATTACACAGCCGACTTTGAGCCGGCAGTTGCGAGAACTAGAAGAAGAATTGGAAACAGAACTGTTTTATAGGGAGAAGAAACAATTGCAATTAACAGAAGCCGGTGTCTTTTTAAAGGACCGTGCGGAGGAAATTCTTACACTTACAGACCATACCGAGTAA
- a CDS encoding aldo/keto reductase, translating into MKKVNIAGREVFPIGLGTMNMGDKAATFDQEVAAIRTGLDNGVQLIDTAEMYGSGNAEKLVGSAIQPYTREDVFLVSKVLPSNASKKNLPVSLDQSLKRLETDYLDLYLLHWQEDIPLEETVEALEKARNQGKIKAWGVSNLDVDDLDYVIDLPGGENCKANQVRYNIANRGIEFDLVPMMNKYHMPVIAYSPIDRGDSFGANLTKQNVLKEIAEKHEASVFQILLAWSIRNGNTIAIPQSSNPDHVLHNIEAADISLTAEDLQEIDTVYPEPVSKQRLVLW; encoded by the coding sequence ATGAAAAAAGTGAACATTGCCGGCAGAGAAGTGTTTCCAATTGGTTTAGGTACCATGAACATGGGAGATAAAGCAGCGACTTTTGATCAGGAAGTAGCGGCGATTCGAACCGGACTTGATAATGGTGTGCAGCTGATTGATACCGCTGAAATGTATGGAAGCGGGAATGCGGAGAAACTCGTTGGAAGTGCCATTCAACCGTATACCCGTGAAGATGTATTTCTTGTTTCCAAAGTGCTTCCTTCCAATGCGTCCAAAAAGAATCTTCCAGTCAGCTTAGATCAAAGTTTAAAAAGATTAGAAACAGATTATCTTGACTTATATTTACTGCATTGGCAAGAAGATATTCCCCTTGAAGAAACGGTGGAAGCTTTAGAGAAAGCTAGAAATCAAGGCAAAATCAAAGCATGGGGCGTCTCCAATTTAGACGTGGATGATCTGGATTATGTTATCGATTTACCAGGAGGAGAAAATTGTAAGGCCAATCAGGTCCGCTATAATATTGCAAACAGAGGCATTGAATTTGATTTAGTTCCTATGATGAACAAGTACCATATGCCGGTGATTGCATATTCTCCAATTGACCGCGGTGATAGTTTTGGAGCGAACCTGACGAAACAAAACGTGTTAAAGGAGATTGCGGAAAAGCATGAGGCAAGCGTATTTCAAATTTTGTTAGCTTGGTCGATTCGGAATGGAAACACGATAGCGATACCGCAATCCAGTAACCCAGATCATGTTCTCCATAATATAGAAGCAGCAGATATTTCCTTAACAGCGGAGGATTTACAGGAAATAGACACCGTGTATCCGGAGCCTGTTTCGAAACAACGTCTTGTTTTATGGTAA